The Mauremys reevesii isolate NIE-2019 linkage group 1, ASM1616193v1, whole genome shotgun sequence genome has a segment encoding these proteins:
- the KBTBD3 gene encoding kelch repeat and BTB domain-containing protein 3 isoform X2, with protein MDINRMNNQPWTINSGISVPEKKINSLVAEDHAQQILNVLQSFRENNIFFDFNILVKDEIIPCHRCVLAACSDFFRAMFEVNMKERDDGNVTISNLSPKAVKAFLDYAYTGRTEITNDNVEMFFQLSSFLQVSHLSKACSEFLIESVDLGNCLQLLSISESYGSAHLFDHALEFAQHCFSLLLKSSDFLEMNFEILQKCIEADELYVPEEESVLKAVLQWTKHNIEKRQKHLHHLIKKVRLHQLPEKTLKDLLHSEEYLLQSSDCLGIINDAIKSVQNSSGLFPDARPSTTEKYIFVHKTEENGENRHTFCYNIKTDKWKELPHTQIIDLPGSSLSSYGEKIFITGGCKGNCCRTVRLHIAEPFHDATDQTWCYCPVSNDFSIVSTMKKPRTMHTSVMTLNQLFIIGGKTKGAQDIRSLLDVESYNPLSKEWKSVSPLPRGIYYPEASACQNIIYVLGAEVEITDAFNPSLDCFFKYNAMTDQWSELVAEFGQFFHATLIKAIPVNCTLYICDLSTYKVYSFCPETCVWKGEGSFECAGFNAGAVGIEDKIYILGGDYAPDEITDEVQVYHSNSISPQS; from the exons ATGGACATCAACAGGATGAACAATCAACCGTGGACAATCAACAGTGGAATTTCTGTTCCTGAAAAGAAAATCAACTCCTTAGTAGCTGAAGATCATGCTCAGCAAATTCTAAATGTACTGCAAAGTTTCAGAGAAAATAATATCTTTTTTGACTTTAATATACTTGTAAAAGATGAAATAATCCCCTGTCATCGTTGTGTATTAGCAGCATGCAGTGACTTTTTCAG AGCCATGTTTGAGGTTAACATGAAAGAAAGAGATGATGGGAATGTTACTATTAGTAATTTATCACCCAAGGCAGTGAAGGCTTTTCTCGATTATGCCTATACAGGAAGAACTGAGATAACAAATGATAATGTGGAAATGTTCTTCCAGTTGTCATCATTTCTTCAAGTTTCACACCTCTCCAAGGCTTGCAGTGAATTTCTAATAGAAAGTGTTGATCTTGGGAACTGTTTACAGTTGTTGTCTATATCAGAAAGTTATGGTTCTGCTCATTTGTTTGATCATGCACTAGAGTTTGCACAGCACTGCTTTTCCTTGCTGCTCAAATCTAGTGATTTCTTGGAGATGAATTTTGAGATATTGCAAAAATGTATTGAAGCAGATGAGCTGTATGTCCCTGAGGAAGAATCTGTGTTGAAAGCTGTCCTACAGTGGACCAAACATAATATAGAAAAAAGACAGAAGCATCTCCATCACTTGATTAAAAAAGTGAGATTACATCAGTTACCTGAAAAGACACTGAAGGACTTGTTGCATTCTGAAGAATATTTGCTTCAGAGCTCTGACTGCTTAGGAATAATCAATGATGCAATTAAAAGTGTACAAAACTCCAGTGGACTATTTCCAGATGCTCGTCCTTCAAcaacagaaaaatatatatttgttcaCAAGACTGAAGAAAATGGGGAAAACAGACATACATTTTGCTATAATATCAAAACTGATAAATGGAAAGAACTGCCCCACACACAAATCATTGATCTGCCAGGGTCAAGTTTATCTAGTTatggagaaaaaatatttataactgGTGGGTGCAAAGGGAACTGCTGTAGGACTGTTAGACTTCATATTGCTGAACCCTTTCATGATGCCACTGATCAAACTTGGTGCTACTGCCCAGTCAGCAATGATTTCTCCATAGTGTCAACAATGAAAAAACCAAGGACTATGCACACATCTGTCATGACCCTAAATCAGTTATTTATAATAGGTGGAAAGACTAAAGGAGCTCAGGACATCAGAAGTCTTTTGGATGTGGAATCTTACAATCCTCTCTCCAAAGAATGGAAATCTGTAAGCCCGTTACCAAGAGGCATATACTATCCAGAAGCAAGTGCATGTCAAAATATAATTTATGTCCTTGGTGCTGAAGTAGAGATTACGGATGCCTTTAATCCATCTCTGGATTGTTTCTTTAAGTATAATGCTATGACTGATCAATGGTCTGAGCTTGTAGCAGAGTTTGGGCAGTTTTTTCATGCAACTTTAATCAAAGCTATTCCAGTGAACTGCACGTTGTATATATGTGATCTTTCCACCTACAAGGTTTATAGTTTTTGTCCAGAAACTTGTGTTTGGAAAGGGGAAGGATCTTTTGAATGTGCTGGCTTTAATGCAGGAGCAGTTGGAATAGAAGATAAAATTTACATACTAGGTGGTGACTATGCTCCAGATGAAATTACAGATGAAGTACAAGTCTACCATAGCAACAG TATAAGTCCCCAGTCCTGA
- the KBTBD3 gene encoding kelch repeat and BTB domain-containing protein 3 isoform X1 — MDINRMNNQPWTINSGISVPEKKINSLVAEDHAQQILNVLQSFRENNIFFDFNILVKDEIIPCHRCVLAACSDFFRAMFEVNMKERDDGNVTISNLSPKAVKAFLDYAYTGRTEITNDNVEMFFQLSSFLQVSHLSKACSEFLIESVDLGNCLQLLSISESYGSAHLFDHALEFAQHCFSLLLKSSDFLEMNFEILQKCIEADELYVPEEESVLKAVLQWTKHNIEKRQKHLHHLIKKVRLHQLPEKTLKDLLHSEEYLLQSSDCLGIINDAIKSVQNSSGLFPDARPSTTEKYIFVHKTEENGENRHTFCYNIKTDKWKELPHTQIIDLPGSSLSSYGEKIFITGGCKGNCCRTVRLHIAEPFHDATDQTWCYCPVSNDFSIVSTMKKPRTMHTSVMTLNQLFIIGGKTKGAQDIRSLLDVESYNPLSKEWKSVSPLPRGIYYPEASACQNIIYVLGAEVEITDAFNPSLDCFFKYNAMTDQWSELVAEFGQFFHATLIKAIPVNCTLYICDLSTYKVYSFCPETCVWKGEGSFECAGFNAGAVGIEDKIYILGGDYAPDEITDEVQVYHSNRSEWEEVTPMPRALTEFHCQMIQFNKYRDPWSSVRQCALEHFETL, encoded by the exons ATGGACATCAACAGGATGAACAATCAACCGTGGACAATCAACAGTGGAATTTCTGTTCCTGAAAAGAAAATCAACTCCTTAGTAGCTGAAGATCATGCTCAGCAAATTCTAAATGTACTGCAAAGTTTCAGAGAAAATAATATCTTTTTTGACTTTAATATACTTGTAAAAGATGAAATAATCCCCTGTCATCGTTGTGTATTAGCAGCATGCAGTGACTTTTTCAG AGCCATGTTTGAGGTTAACATGAAAGAAAGAGATGATGGGAATGTTACTATTAGTAATTTATCACCCAAGGCAGTGAAGGCTTTTCTCGATTATGCCTATACAGGAAGAACTGAGATAACAAATGATAATGTGGAAATGTTCTTCCAGTTGTCATCATTTCTTCAAGTTTCACACCTCTCCAAGGCTTGCAGTGAATTTCTAATAGAAAGTGTTGATCTTGGGAACTGTTTACAGTTGTTGTCTATATCAGAAAGTTATGGTTCTGCTCATTTGTTTGATCATGCACTAGAGTTTGCACAGCACTGCTTTTCCTTGCTGCTCAAATCTAGTGATTTCTTGGAGATGAATTTTGAGATATTGCAAAAATGTATTGAAGCAGATGAGCTGTATGTCCCTGAGGAAGAATCTGTGTTGAAAGCTGTCCTACAGTGGACCAAACATAATATAGAAAAAAGACAGAAGCATCTCCATCACTTGATTAAAAAAGTGAGATTACATCAGTTACCTGAAAAGACACTGAAGGACTTGTTGCATTCTGAAGAATATTTGCTTCAGAGCTCTGACTGCTTAGGAATAATCAATGATGCAATTAAAAGTGTACAAAACTCCAGTGGACTATTTCCAGATGCTCGTCCTTCAAcaacagaaaaatatatatttgttcaCAAGACTGAAGAAAATGGGGAAAACAGACATACATTTTGCTATAATATCAAAACTGATAAATGGAAAGAACTGCCCCACACACAAATCATTGATCTGCCAGGGTCAAGTTTATCTAGTTatggagaaaaaatatttataactgGTGGGTGCAAAGGGAACTGCTGTAGGACTGTTAGACTTCATATTGCTGAACCCTTTCATGATGCCACTGATCAAACTTGGTGCTACTGCCCAGTCAGCAATGATTTCTCCATAGTGTCAACAATGAAAAAACCAAGGACTATGCACACATCTGTCATGACCCTAAATCAGTTATTTATAATAGGTGGAAAGACTAAAGGAGCTCAGGACATCAGAAGTCTTTTGGATGTGGAATCTTACAATCCTCTCTCCAAAGAATGGAAATCTGTAAGCCCGTTACCAAGAGGCATATACTATCCAGAAGCAAGTGCATGTCAAAATATAATTTATGTCCTTGGTGCTGAAGTAGAGATTACGGATGCCTTTAATCCATCTCTGGATTGTTTCTTTAAGTATAATGCTATGACTGATCAATGGTCTGAGCTTGTAGCAGAGTTTGGGCAGTTTTTTCATGCAACTTTAATCAAAGCTATTCCAGTGAACTGCACGTTGTATATATGTGATCTTTCCACCTACAAGGTTTATAGTTTTTGTCCAGAAACTTGTGTTTGGAAAGGGGAAGGATCTTTTGAATGTGCTGGCTTTAATGCAGGAGCAGTTGGAATAGAAGATAAAATTTACATACTAGGTGGTGACTATGCTCCAGATGAAATTACAGATGAAGTACAAGTCTACCATAGCAACAGGTCTGAGTGGGAAGAAGTCACACCAATGCCAAGAGCCTTAACTGAGTTTCATTGTCAGATGATTCAGTTTAATAAATACAGAGACCCATGGTCATCTGTAAGGCAGTGTGCTCTGGAGCATTTTGAAACATTATAA